From the genome of Nocardioides sp., one region includes:
- a CDS encoding DUF3073 domain-containing protein, with product MGRGRAKAKQTKVARDLKYRTHETDFGALARELHGESDQPERAETPPDDEYDRWSDYDARRD from the coding sequence ATGGGGCGCGGCCGAGCTAAGGCAAAGCAGACGAAGGTCGCTCGCGACCTGAAGTACCGCACTCACGAGACGGACTTCGGTGCGTTGGCGCGAGAGCTGCATGGTGAGAGCGATCAGCCCGAGAGGGCAGAGACGCCACCCGACGACGAGTACGACCGCTGGTCGGACTACGACGCACGTCGCGACTAA